From the genome of Symphalangus syndactylus isolate Jambi chromosome 13, NHGRI_mSymSyn1-v2.1_pri, whole genome shotgun sequence:
gtgtgtgtgcatgagctCTATTCTCTGTTACGTCAAGGCTCTTGCTCTGCTGAGTCAGCCAGGGTTGCCTCATGACCAACAGTAATTCATTCCTTGGCCAGTGGAACTTCTCTAAAACACCTCACTCTCATCAgatgttcccttcccttccctctctaaGCCCCCAGGAATTTATCCTCCAGTTAGGAATGCAGGCAGAAAAAACACTGCATTTTTCCTGAGAAGGATGTCAGATTTGCAATTattcttctagcttgtaggagGTCTCAGCTGCAGAAAATGAAAGATTAAGAGACTTCAGTGAGCCCTTTGGTGGCCCCAGATCCCTTTCACCATTGGAGTGTCTGGAGTTCAGAAATGGTGGAAGATAGGCCCTCATTCACAGAGCTGGGAGGTTTGAGCCAACGCTTGCATCCAAGGCTTCCACCTCCCCAGGTTTCCAAAAGCAGAGATAAGAGGAGTCCTTTACTCACCAGATTTGGAGCTTGGTTCTGTGGGTGAAGGCCAACTACTTGAAGGGTTTCCTAGAACATGGGACAGGAGAGATTTGAGGAAATGAGGGTGCTTGTCCTCTACTCAATGGAAATCTTTGAGGTTGGTTCATGGCCAACACTCTGTTTTCTAATGTTGGACCCTGGGAGTCTTGAGATCCTCTTCTCCCTAATTTTCGTGTGTGATGCCCACTGTCTTGAGACTTCAAGGTATAAAGAGAAAACAGGAGCATCACACTAACTGACTTAGAAATATGTTACAGAGCtgtagtaagcaaaacagcatgacaTTGGCATAAAGAAAGGCACataaaaaatggaacagaatgcagAACACAGATATAATCTATGCGTTTACATCCAatggctttttgtgtgtgtgtgtgtgatggaatcttgctcggtcatgcaggctggagtgcagaggtgcaatctcagctcagtgcaacctccacctcctggattcaagcaattctcttgccttaaaCTCTCAAGTAGTTGTATTACAGGCACTGattaccatgctcagctaatttttgtatttttattatagacgAGGTTTCTCtctgttggccagcctggttttgaactcctggcctcaggtgatccacccacctcggcctcccaaagtgctggaattgaaggtgtgagccaccatgcccagtccattTAATGGactttgacaaaggtgccaagaacttACAAtcaggaaaggacagtcttttcaataaacggtgcggggaaaactggatatctacatgcagagGAATAAAACTGCACCTCTACCTGTCACCatacagaaaaatcaaatgaaaatagattaaaaacacGAGTCTAAGGCCTGAACCTATGAAacacatagaagaaaatattggggaaGACATTTGTCTGAGGAAAGATATTCTGTTTAAAACCTTCAAAACACAAGTGATCAAAGCAAAAAATAGACCActaggattacatcaaactaagcAACTTCTGCACCACAAAAGATAAACCAACAGAGTGacaagacaacccacaaaatgggagcaAATATTTGCCAACTATTCATCTGAGACGGGATTAATAACTAGAactataagaagctcaaacaactcagtaaaacaaataatttaattaaaaaatgagcaaaagacatgagGAGACATTTCTCcacaaacaaaacatacaaatggcgatcacgtatatgaaaaagtgctcagcatcactcatcatcacagaaatgcaaattaaaatcgcGATGAGTTTTCATCTCATCCCATTAAAAAGCCTTTTaggccggtggctcacgcctgtaatcccagcactttgggagctggaggtgggcagatcacccgaggtcgggagaccagcctgaccaacacggagaaactccgtctctactaaacatacaaaaatgagccaggtgtggtggcgcatgcctgtaatcccagctacttgggaggctgaggcaggagaatcacttgaacccgggaggcggaggttgcagtgagccgagatcacaccattgcactccagcctgggtgactatgagcgaaactccatctcaacataaataaataaaataaaataaagtaaaataaagtggCTTTTATCTGTAAGACAGGCAAAACAAGAGCTGGCAAGGTGGTAGAGAAAGGAGAACCCTGGTTccctgttggtaggaatgtaaattagtacaactattATGGAGAAAAGTAcggaaattctttaaaaaactaaaagaggctgggcatagtggcttacgcctgtaatttcagcactttgggaaactgaggccggcacctcacttgaggtcaggagtttgagagcagcctggccaaaattgAGAAATTCTGTCtgtgctaaaaaatacaaaaattagccaggcatggtggcgtgcacctgcaatcacagctaccagggaggctgagtcaggagaatcgttcgaacctgggaggcagaggttgcaatgagccaaggtcgcaccactttgactccagcttgggctaaggagggaaactccttctcaaaaaaaaaaaaaaaaaaaaaaaaaaaaaagctaaaaagagaACTTGCATAgtatccagcaatttcactactgggtttatatccaaaggaaaggacatCAGTGTATCGAagtgatatctgcactcccatgattggtgcagcactgttcacagtagccaagatgtgGAGTCAACCTACCTGCCCgtcagtgggtgaatggatagaGAGAATGtagtacacacacacagtggagaCTACTCAACCATAGAAAGAATaacatcctgtcatttgcagccatatggatggaactggaggtcattgcaAAGATTCCCATTCTCATCCATATGCAGGAGCTAAAaggtggatctcatgaagatagacaatagaatggtggctaccagaggccaggaagggaagggtggagggtgacaaaacaaagaatataggtgtatttatttatttagagacagagtctctctctgtctcccaggctgcagtgcagtggcgtgatctcggctcagcgcaacctctgcctcctgggcttaagtgcttctcctgcctcagcctcccaagtagctaggactacaggtgcatgccagcaggCTTGGCTAATGTTTCTTGTCTTTTTAGTAATGATGAATTTcccacatgttggccaggctgatctcgagtcCCTGATCTTaaatgatccaccttccttggcctctcaaagcgccgAGATTACAACCgtgaaccacctcacccagcaTATAAAGGTATCTATGACCActggattttacttttaaaaatggtaaaggtGGTAAATTATATAGTTACatttaacctcaataaatatttttgaaaatgaaaagaaaagggtGTAGGCGTTGCTGGTGATGACATCTCTGTGCGGGTGAGAGACCAGGATGGGCTTCTGGGAAATGGGTAAGATTGAGGGGCTGAGGGAACCTCTGATCTCCCCAAACTGAGCCCAGTCTCCCCTCCTTTGGGTCTGTCCTGACTGGTTTGTCCATCTTCCTGGGTGCCTGAAGCCCTGACCGCGGGCATCCATGCAGGCCGTGAAGGAGGGTTTGGAGGTGCCCTGTCTGCCATCCTGTGCCCTGATCCCGCCCTCACACCCAGGCTGCGTGTTCTCTCTGCATCTGTCCATGCCTCTCCCATCATCAGCAGGAAGCTCCTCAGCTAAGGCTCTAGGATCATAAGACATGGGACAGGCATGGGGTTTCTCACCTGTGACAGAAACAAGCAGTGGGTCACTCGAGTTTGACCACTCGTAGGGAGAGACACGGAAAGAGCCGAAGCATCTGTAGGTCCCTCCGTGGGTGGCAGGGCCCAGAGGAAAGTCGGCCTGGAATGTTCCATTGACCTTGGTCACTGCAGGGAAGCTAAGTTCACGTTCACGGGCCTCCCCCTCCCTGGATAGATGGTAGATGTCATAGGAGCTCCTGGAGCTGCAGGACAAGGTCACATTCTCTCCTATCTGAACCGTGGGGCCCGGCTGGGCTGAGAGAGAAGGTTTCTCATATAGACCTGGAAGCAGAAGAGGCAGTTTCCTCAGGGAGGTTCTTCCTTGTCACAGCTGCCTTCACCTGAGCTGAGAACTCACTCCCCTGCTCTATGgcctaatgctctctctctctcaccctccaccccatCTCTCTTCATGTCTATTTCCTCCTTccaccttctctgtctctctaggTCTCTGACCTCACTTCCCCACCCCGAGGTACGTTTTCCCATTTTGGATTGTTTTATTCTCTCTGACCCTCCTTGGATTGGTTGACTtgatcttcctttttctttaattttgagtCTCTCACTTTCTGTGTTGTTCATAACTTTCTGCACAtttctatctattatctatcaatctatctatttatctattttgtgTCTATCTACAAATTATCTATCACCTATATTTACGTatcatttatctttctctctaTCAGTTGTCTATCTATCCATCAATCATCTATTATCTATATATGTATCATCTCCCTCTCTCTATTACCTCTTtatctgcctctctgtctctatctatgtatctatgtgtctgtctatcatcattatcatcatcatctctaTGTATCATCTGTCAATCATCATTTATGTATCTATAACCAATCcattatctatcatctacctatttatcatctatctacATCTATCTATCCGTCTAtcatctgtctctctccatctccttgtctttctctgcctctcagtCTCTCTAGTTCTATTTGGAATCTCTGCAATCCATCCCCACATCtttatctttctctgtctttgtGTCCCTCCCTCAGGGTTCTGATTTTGGggcttttctctcctcctttccatcattctctccactcctctgccctcttttctttctttttatgtgtCTGTGAATCTCTTAATCTCCTTCTTCTGgctcattttgtgtgtgtttgtgtctttgcTTTTTGGTGTCCCTgatttttctctgtgtctctcagtGATCCTATCATATGTGGGATTATTTGGAATATGAGCCTCAGAATCCAGTCTGGGGAccccaagttcacacagcatACAGGGGTTGGTGTTCTGGGCCCATGATATCCTGGGACAACTACTCTCCATTGCATGGAAGGTGGAGGTGTCAGAATAAACATGGCATCTGTAGGTGCCACAAGACCTGAGGCCACAGGGCCCAACTCAGGTCAGAAATATGAGTGTCCTTGGGTTCTCCTGGTAGAGAACACTTTGTGGAGGTAAAACAGAAATGAACCTTCTAACCTGTGCCAGGTGTCTGAGCAAAGTCAGCATGGAAGGACACCTCTCTCTGGGAcatgcctgtctgtctgtctcctttaactctttctgtcttttctaccTCCCTGTATGGCCCCTGTGTCTGTCCTCTGTTATGACACCTGGTCTGTACTTGTGTctcctgtttctctgtctctgttggTACAGACCTCACCAAGTCAGTCTTTCTCCATAAGAATCCCACGCTCATCTTCCTCACGACCACCTGGGGGTTTCAAGTCCTGGATCATTCACTCTGTGTCCCAGTGACAATGAGAAGAATGTCTGGACACTCTCACCTGTGATCACGATGTCCAGGGGGTCACTGGGAGCTGACAACTCATAGGGGGAGTGAGGAAGAGAACCGTAGCATCTGTAGGTCCCTGCAAGGTCGTGCCTCATGGGACCGATGGAGAAGTTGGCCTTGGAGACCCCATCATGGAGCTCTCCAGTGAGGTTCAAAGTGCCCTCAATCTTCCCCTCTCTGTGCAGAAGGAAGTGCTCAAACATGACATCTGACCAACACTGCAGGATGACTGTCTCTTTTGATTTCACCAGGGGACCTGGGAGGGCCAGGAGGGAAGGTTTTCTGTGGTCTCCTAGAAAGAGAAGTTTTGAGTTTAGAAGGCATCTCTCTTTATCATCCCATCCACGGCACCTGGAATGAGTGAGGGTTCCCCTCCCAGGTGTgtgtctctctcctccctctctgggcctccgtgTCTTTTCTGTGCCCATATCCCCGGTGCAGGTCCTTCCATctgtcttcctccctcttctctgtctctctgtctccagtAGCCCCTGACTCCCTTCCCACTGTGAAGAGAGCCTCATCTCTTGGGCTGTTGTATCTGTTTCCCACTAATCTCTTTCCTGCTGTCTATGTGGGGGTGGAAGAAGACAGGCTGCATGTCCAGGCTCTTAGCAGCCTGAATCAATCTCTTTTGAACAAATTGGAGTCTGTGGCAGGAGGTATAAACTCATCAGTAAGGCAGGCATCAGTGTCCACACACCCTGTTCCTGATGGGGATTGGGAGACTCTCCTGCCATGTCTGTGCCTTCTCCGTGGCCCCAGCTTCCATAGCGTGGCCCCTGGTGCTGGTTGCAGGAGCATCAACCCCTCCCTATGTGGATGGAGCCTGGTGGTGGCATCATCATCCCGCCCTTGATGATCTCAGGGTAGGCAACCTTCTCCTTGTTTGGTTTctttaattaattgattaatttatttatttttgagacagtcactttttcacccaggctggagtgtagtggtgtggtctcggctcactgaaacctctgcctccccggttcaagtgattctcttgcctcagcctccccagtcgtTGGATTCCTCGCggcctccaccacgcccggctatccTTGCTTGGTTTCCTAACTTGTCCTTGACCTGGGTTCCTGTGTtggtttcctgttgctgctgcaGAAAGTTATCACAAACACGGCAGCAGGAGAGAACACACTGACCCCTTCCACTTCTGGAGACAGAAATTGGATCCAGTTCTCCCTGCACTAAAATCAAGGCGTCTATAGGGCTGTGTGATCTGGAGCATCTACAGGTTCCAGAGGGATCTGGAGACTCAGCGAATCAGTTTCTTGACTTCTCCAGCCCTTAGAGACCACCTGCATTCTGTGACTAGTGGCCTTCCTCCCCGTTCGAGGCCTGCAGTGGCTGATAGCGTCTCCCTCCCTCTACATTGCTCTAATGCCCACTCccgtcttcctcctcctttcatgtggacccttgtgattacactgagcCCGGCGGGACAGTCCAGGCCgtctccccatctcaaggtcaACTCATcaaccacctgagctccaccttccCCTGCAGTCCCTTCCCCTATAACATAAATAGTCACAGGCTCCAGGGATTACAATGTGGCCATCGTTGGGGACAGTTATTCTTTCCACCACAGTGCCCATATCCCCTGTATTCAATCCCCCTTTATCCCAAATACAGTCAGGGCCTGGGTGATGGGACCCTGATGGACACCCCGACCAGAAGCTCTGGGATTCAGGAGGTGGGACAGTGAGAAGCCCAGACAGAAAGCCTCTGACCTGTGACCATGATCACCACGGGGTTGCTGGGTGCCGACCACCCAGTGGGGGAGTGCTGGTGTGAACCCCGACATCTGTAGGTCCCTGCATGTGCTGAGGTCACAGGGCCCATGATGAAGCGCTTCTGGAATATTTTGCCGTGGAAGATGGGAACGTGGATTTCGTCTTCTTTGTACAGCGTGAAATTGTTAAACCCACCACGATAGTGACACCGAAGAGTCACGTGTCCTCCTTGAGGCACCACAGTGCTGGGCCAGGCAGACAGGAAGGGCTTGTCCTGACCACCTGAGGGAGAAGGAGGCACTGCCTTAGAGAGGAGGATGTGGAGCCGCCCCTCCCTCCCAGTGCTCAGGAGATTCATCACCTTCCACGTTTCTAAGCCTCCTAACACAGCTGGATGCCCAGGACTACGGGAAGGACCCATCCCGCATAGACATGGCATCTCCCTACAACAAAAGTGTC
Proteins encoded in this window:
- the LOC129460711 gene encoding killer cell immunoglobulin-like receptor 2DS2 isoform X11, with protein sequence MSLLVVSMACVGFFLVQRACPHMGDHRKPSLLALPGPLVKSKETVILQCWSDVMFEHFLLHREGKIEGTLNLTGELHDGVSKANFSIGPMRHDLAGTYRCYGSLPHSPYELSAPSDPLDIVITGLYEKPSLSAQPGPTVQIGENVTLSCSSRSSYDIYHLSREGEARERELSFPAVTKVNGTFQADFPLGPATHGGTYRCFGSFRVSPYEWSNSSDPLLVSVTGNPSSSWPSPTEPSSKSGIRRHLHVLTGTSVVIILFILLLFFLLHRWCSNKKSNCCCNGPRACGGQNSEHRGF
- the LOC129460711 gene encoding killer cell immunoglobulin-like receptor 2DL3 isoform X6 codes for the protein MSLLVVSMACVGFFLVQRACPHMGDHRKPSLLALPGPLVKSKETVILQCWSDVMFEHFLLHREGKIEGTLNLTGELHDGVSKANFSIGPMRHDLAGTYRCYGSLPHSPYELSAPSDPLDIVITGLYEKPSLSAQPGPTVQIGENVTLSCSSRSSYDIYHLSREGEARERELSFPAVTKVNGTFQADFPLGPATHGGTYRCFGSFRVSPYEWSNSSDPLLVSVTGNPSSSWPSPTEPSSKSGIRRHLHVLTGTSVVIILFILLLFFLLHRWCSNKKTAAVMDQEPAGDRTVNTEDSDEQDPQEVTYAQLDHCVFTQRKITRPSQRPKTPPTDTIVYTELPDAEPRSKVVSCPRAAQSGL
- the LOC129460711 gene encoding killer cell immunoglobulin-like receptor 2DL5A isoform X7 — encoded protein: MSLLVVSMACVGFFLVQRACPHMGGQDKPFLSAWPSTVVPQGGHVTLRCHYRGGFNNFTLYKEDEIHVPIFHGKIFQKRFIMGPVTSAHAGTYRCRGSHQHSPTGWSAPSNPVVIMVTGLYEKPSLSAQPGPTVQIGENVTLSCSSRSSYDIYHLSREGEARERELSFPAVTKVNGTFQADFPLGPATHGGTYRCFGSFRVSPYEWSNSSDPLLVSVTGNPSSSWPSPTEPSSKSGIRRHLHVLTGTSVVIILFILLLFFLLHRWCSNKKTAAVMDQEPAGDRTVNTEDSDEQDPQEVTYAQLDHCVFTQRKITRPSQRPKTPPTDTIVYTELPDAEPRSKVVSCPRAAQSGL
- the LOC129460711 gene encoding killer cell immunoglobulin-like receptor 3DS1 isoform X5; the protein is MSLLVVSMACVGFFLVQRACPHMGGQDKPFLSAWPSTVVPQGGHVTLRCHYRGGFNNFTLYKEDEIHVPIFHGKIFQKRFIMGPVTSAHAGTYRCRGSHQHSPTGWSAPSNPVVIMVTGDHRKPSLLALPGPLVKSKETVILQCWSDVMFEHFLLHREGKIEGTLNLTGELHDGVSKANFSIGPMRHDLAGTYRCYGSLPHSPYELSAPSDPLDIVITGLYEKPSLSAQPGPTVQIGENVTLSCSSRSSYDIYHLSREGEARERELSFPAVTKVNGTFQADFPLGPATHGGTYRCFGSFRVSPYEWSNSSDPLLVSVTGNPSSSWPSPTEPSSKSGIRRHLHVLTGTSVVIILFILLLFFLLHRWCSNKKSNCCCNGPRACGGQNSEHRGF
- the LOC129460711 gene encoding killer cell immunoglobulin-like receptor 2DS2 isoform X12 produces the protein MSLLVVSMACVGDHRKPSLLALPGPLVKSKETVILQCWSDVMFEHFLLHREGKIEGTLNLTGELHDGVSKANFSIGPMRHDLAGTYRCYGSLPHSPYELSAPSDPLDIVITGLYEKPSLSAQPGPTVQIGENVTLSCSSRSSYDIYHLSREGEARERELSFPAVTKVNGTFQADFPLGPATHGGTYRCFGSFRVSPYEWSNSSDPLLVSVTGNPSSSWPSPTEPSSKSGIRRHLHVLTGTSVVIILFILLLFFLLHRWCSNKKSNCCCNGPRACGGQNSEHRGF
- the LOC129460711 gene encoding killer cell immunoglobulin-like receptor 2DL3 isoform X9, producing MSLLVVSMACVGFFLVQRACPHMGPLVKSKETVILQCWSDVMFEHFLLHREGKIEGTLNLTGELHDGVSKANFSIGPMRHDLAGTYRCYGSLPHSPYELSAPSDPLDIVITGLYEKPSLSAQPGPTVQIGENVTLSCSSRSSYDIYHLSREGEARERELSFPAVTKVNGTFQADFPLGPATHGGTYRCFGSFRVSPYEWSNSSDPLLVSVTGNPSSSWPSPTEPSSKSGIRRHLHVLTGTSVVIILFILLLFFLLHRWCSNKKTAAVMDQEPAGDRTVNTEDSDEQDPQEVTYAQLDHCVFTQRKITRPSQRPKTPPTDTIVYTELPDAEPRSKVVSCPRAAQSGL
- the LOC129460711 gene encoding killer cell immunoglobulin-like receptor 2DL3 isoform X10, yielding MSLLVVSMACVGFFLVQRACPHMGDHRKPSLLALPGPLVKSKETVILQCWSDVMFEHFLLHREGKIEGTLNLTGELHDGVSKANFSIGPMRHDLAGTYRCYGSLPHSPYELSAPSDPLDIVITGLYEKPSLSAQPGPTVQIGENVTLSCSSRSSYDIYHLSREGEARERELSFPAVTKVNGTFQADFPLGPATHGGTYRCFGSFRVSPYEWSNSSDPLLVSVTGNPSSSWPSPTEPSSKSGIRRHLHVLTGTSVVIILFILLLFFLLHRWCSNKKTAAVMDQEPAGDRTVNTERKITRPSQRPKTPPTDTIVYTELPDAEPRSKVVSCPRAAQSGL
- the LOC129460711 gene encoding killer cell immunoglobulin-like receptor 3DL1 isoform X1 — encoded protein: MSLLVVSMACVGFFLVQRACPHMGGQDKPFLSAWPSTVVPQGGHVTLRCHYRGGFNNFTLYKEDEIHVPIFHGKIFQKRFIMGPVTSAHAGTYRCRGSHQHSPTGWSAPSNPVVIMVTGDHRKPSLLALPGPLVKSKETVILQCWSDVMFEHFLLHREGKIEGTLNLTGELHDGVSKANFSIGPMRHDLAGTYRCYGSLPHSPYELSAPSDPLDIVITGLYEKPSLSAQPGPTVQIGENVTLSCSSRSSYDIYHLSREGEARERELSFPAVTKVNGTFQADFPLGPATHGGTYRCFGSFRVSPYEWSNSSDPLLVSVTGNPSSSWPSPTEPSSKSGIRRHLHVLTGTSVVIILFILLLFFLLHRWCSNKKTAAVMDQEPAGDRTVNTEDSDEQDPQEVTYAQLDHCVFTQRKITRPSQRPKTPPTDTIVYTELPDAEPRSKVVSCPRAAQSGL
- the LOC129460711 gene encoding killer cell immunoglobulin-like receptor 3DL2 isoform X3 produces the protein MSLLVVSMACVGFFLVQRACPHMGGQDKPFLSAWPSTVVPQGGHVTLRCHYRGGFNNFTLYKEDEIHVPIFHGKIFQKRFIMGPVTSAHAGTYRCRGSHQHSPTGWSAPSNPVVIMVTGPLVKSKETVILQCWSDVMFEHFLLHREGKIEGTLNLTGELHDGVSKANFSIGPMRHDLAGTYRCYGSLPHSPYELSAPSDPLDIVITGLYEKPSLSAQPGPTVQIGENVTLSCSSRSSYDIYHLSREGEARERELSFPAVTKVNGTFQADFPLGPATHGGTYRCFGSFRVSPYEWSNSSDPLLVSVTGNPSSSWPSPTEPSSKSGIRRHLHVLTGTSVVIILFILLLFFLLHRWCSNKKTAAVMDQEPAGDRTVNTEDSDEQDPQEVTYAQLDHCVFTQRKITRPSQRPKTPPTDTIVYTELPDAEPRSKVVSCPRAAQSGL
- the LOC129460711 gene encoding killer cell immunoglobulin-like receptor 3DL2 isoform X4, producing MSLLVVSMACVGFFLVQRACPHMGGQDKPFLSAWPSTVVPQGGHVTLRCHYRGGFNNFTLYKEDEIHVPIFHGKIFQKRFIMGPVTSAHAGTYRCRGSHQHSPTGWSAPSNPVVIMVTGDHRKPSLLALPGPLVKSKETVILQCWSDVMFEHFLLHREGKIEGTLNLTGELHDGVSKANFSIGPMRHDLAGTYRCYGSLPHSPYELSAPSDPLDIVITGLYEKPSLSAQPGPTVQIGENVTLSCSSRSSYDIYHLSREGEARERELSFPAVTKVNGTFQADFPLGPATHGGTYRCFGSFRVSPYEWSNSSDPLLVSVTGNPSSSWPSPTEPSSKSAAAVMDQEPAGDRTVNTEDSDEQDPQEVTYAQLDHCVFTQRKITRPSQRPKTPPTDTIVYTELPDAEPRSKVVSCPRAAQSGL
- the LOC129460711 gene encoding killer cell immunoglobulin-like receptor 2DL3 isoform X8; translated protein: MSLLVVSMACVGFFLVQRACPHMGDHRKPSLLALPGPLVKSKETVILQCWSDVMFEHFLLHREGKIEGTLNLTGELHDGVSKANFSIGPMRHDLAGTYRCYGSLPHSPYELSAPSDPLDIVITGLYEKPSLSAQPGPTVQIGENVTLSCSSRSSYDIYHLSREGEARERELSFPAVTKVNGTFQADFPLGPATHGGTYRCFGSFRVSPYEWSNSSDPLLVSVTGIRRHLHVLTGTSVVIILFILLLFFLLHRWCSNKKTAAVMDQEPAGDRTVNTEDSDEQDPQEVTYAQLDHCVFTQRKITRPSQRPKTPPTDTIVYTELPDAEPRSKVVSCPRAAQSGL
- the LOC129460711 gene encoding killer cell immunoglobulin-like receptor 3DL2 isoform X2; the encoded protein is MSLLVVSMACVGFFLVQRACPHMGGQDKPFLSAWPSTVVPQGGHVTLRCHYRGGFNNFTLYKEDEIHVPIFHGKIFQKRFIMGPVTSAHAGTYRCRGSHQHSPTGWSAPSNPVVIMVTGDHRKPSLLALPGPLVKSKETVILQCWSDVMFEHFLLHREGKIEGTLNLTGELHDGVSKANFSIGPMRHDLAGTYRCYGSLPHSPYELSAPSDPLDIVITGLYEKPSLSAQPGPTVQIGENVTLSCSSRSSYDIYHLSREGEARERELSFPAVTKVNGTFQADFPLGPATHGGTYRCFGSFRVSPYEWSNSSDPLLVSVTGIRRHLHVLTGTSVVIILFILLLFFLLHRWCSNKKTAAVMDQEPAGDRTVNTEDSDEQDPQEVTYAQLDHCVFTQRKITRPSQRPKTPPTDTIVYTELPDAEPRSKVVSCPRAAQSGL